One Pectinophora gossypiella chromosome 10, ilPecGoss1.1, whole genome shotgun sequence genomic window, CGGTTTCCCTAAAACAGCCCAGATTTTGCATTTCTGTGCGCACACAAACCTCCCTTTAATGAAGCAAAGGGAATTTGTAGTACACTATCGTTATTTTCAGAGCGGCGTCAAACCATGTTGTTCAGTGCGACACAGACGAAGAAAACCGAAGCGCTAACAGCTCTAGCCGTGAAACACGAGCCTGTCTATGTCGGTGTTGACGATCACAGGGAACAAGCAACCGTCGACTCATTGGAACAGGGGTCAGTACTCATACACTCATTCATTTGATTCCGAGTAAAAATtaagaccacaattttttaccagGATTGATACTAgcgtggttttgttaacaaacatCACATCCGAGAGGGACTTTTCAAAAAGCGCTTGCTAGATTTTCACTATAAACCattgatttactactaccgCAGATACAGCGCTTAATACAAGAATGCGGCAAAAACTTGTCGCTTGCTTAGCtgtacattcgtacacagcggtaacattcaataaaatcgtgtggAATTAAGGAAGTACGCATCtttttattacgtatattagcgcgtggtgcttagAAACGCGATCGGGTTATTccgcgactcggattgaccaggagtacttgttttagtgtattttaaactaaaataataattttggtgggtttcaCTGCGAAAATTAagatgtttatactatgataacatgcacaatatCATTACTTATTGGAAATTTGatcttcttttttcgctttaagCTTCTATTTTTctacgcacttccccgtgttgccagttcggcgatTCGCGCACTGaagtaaagtactgtcaacgtcgttatattaacagtaacttggcgtcccactttttgagcgctgatgttcaatctacggtagttgTAAATCAATGCCATAAAGCGACAATTTGAAGTTTTCAAGCTCAAGACTAATgagatatattaatataaacttTATCTTTCAGGTACATAGTATGTCCTTCAGAGAAGAGATTCTTAGTGCTGTTCACATTCCTGAAGAAAAACAGAAAGAAGAAGGTGATGGTGTTCTTCTCTACCTGCATGTCTGTCAAGTACCACCACGAGCTGTTCAACTACATTGACCTACCAGTCATGTCTATTcatgtaagtaataaatatatttgattcaaatatctttataatataatttcacgTACTAAGGTACGCTAACTAAGACTAGACTTATGCACGTCTCCtgcaacattttatttatatctattcTAGCAGGCTCATTGTTGGCACAAGAGTGTTGTAGGTACTATGAAGATGTTACTATGGGCCTTTATTATGAACTCTTAACtataaacaatatttataaCCAAAACATAAAAACCTGATATTGagcttaaacataatatttaaaatgtgtttttttttagttagtttCTGAAGTTGGTTTTATTGGATGCTTATTAGTAGTTACTTTTtcgtatgtatacactttgcaaccttgtcacattaacttttttgacaatttaaaccgtatgcctcattaaatgtcaaatatgatagtgcgacagggttctaaagtggttatatgatattgctcatgactggactgtggcatagaataaagaatacatgtatagaacggtaactccgtcacataccaattcgtatcgagcgcCGACCTCacacccctctgggtcttactatGCCCATAAGCCGCTTAGGAGAAAGGGAGAGAGCGCAGCCTGTGGCTCCTTCGCACTCACACCTCAGATGGCACATGGcgagaataagatttttgtgtGGAGCTTCCATGGTGTGACTATGGTTAATGGAAACATCCACcacatctttatttttatcgacttgcaccaataaacAGGCTACCTACGTACAGTCCCACCGAAACCACTCTGTATTTCGACTAATTATCAGCCTATTCACAGGGCAAGCAGCAACAAACCAAGCGTACGACGACATTCTTCCAGTTCTGCAATGCTGAGTCAGGCATACTTCTGTGCACCGACGTAGCGGCGAGAGGATTGGACATACCCGCTGTGGACTGGATCGTACAATACGACCCTCCGGATGATCCAAAAgtatttaaaacgttttttgcCAGTATAAACACAAGCTCACAACTACACATCAATGTGGTAGCcaggtgtgcgttaccccaacaagaaagtatctcctagagttacatgagtagaacgtatagttggtgccttatctgctgtaaatgtgcccccacataaaaaatgtgtgccccctgtcgtttcgaaaaaaaatcgaaaaaacgattcttgctggggtaacgtttttctagcaggaaaattctaaacgaatgatcggagagagaaaaactgtgcatggccagatagcttatatgtgtgccaaaatgtgcccccaaaaataaaatctgtgccccttcagattttcgagatattgcatttcctgctggagtaacgttttgatgaatagtatatctctaaaaccattgcatgtgcccctgtagaataaacatacgcgagtagctcttaatgtgtgcccctttgtgccccaattagattttagaaaatatttatagttttcaagtaattgcggttttatgaaaacccgaaaaaacatcgcagtgcctaaatgagacaaggcataacttcgctgaaaactgtattcggtctttcttgacgctaataataaccatacaaagtttcaaaaatgttcatgcatgcgtttttgaataatcttgctaaaagtaaaaacgatggtgtcataactttgacggcaaaatacaaggaactggcacaatcccagatgtgtaggtgtaaaccaaaatcttgtgcctttagtcaaaaatatatggtgaaaatattgagcttcaaatgttacgcattaagtaaatataaacaaaaaaccaaaatatgtaaacaacggctggttatccgaccaaatctgaatgactactaaaaagcgacggattcatacttaacgaggaccttctttattggacgtattatacctaagctgttgtccttacagtcgcgttcaaaagttttgagggctaattaaaaaatatattaaatgcaccttgtgactatataaatgaaacagcttgttgatgtggaaattattatttacattagtataaaaatacaggtatgtcacaaaacagtttggtcacgattttgagcatgttagtcacatgtacattttatttgaaaatggctcttataaatgtacttaatcatgtgtaaggtcatagaaacagctattaaaatataatccaataacaactttattttattagttattacttttctacttcagtgtactcaggcacaacacgtgtgaaccggttagtgagtaaagtaaagaaggtcatcgatatgtatgaatccgtcgctttttagtagtcattcaaatttggtcggataaccagccgttgtttacatattttggttttttgtttatatttacttaatgcgtaacatttgaagctcaatattttcaccatatatttttgactaaaggcacaagattttggtttacacctacacatctgggattgtgccagttccttgtattttgccgtcaaagttatgacaccatcgtttttacttttagcaagattattcaaaaacgcatgcatgaacatttttgaaactttgtatggttattattagcgtcaagaaagaccgaatacagttttcagcgaagttatgccttgtctcatttaggcgctgcgatgttttttcgggttttcataaaaccgcgataacttgaaaactataaatattttctaaaatctaattggggcacaaaggggcacacattaagagctactcgcgtatgtttattctacaggggcacatgcaatggttttagagatatactattcatcaaaacgttactccagcaggaaatgcaatatctcgaaaatctgaaggggcacagattttatttttgggggcacattttggcacacatataagctatctggccatgcacagtttttctctctccgatcattcgtttagaattttcctgctagaaaaacgttaccccagcaagaatcgttttttcgattttttttcgaaacgacagggggcacacattttttatgtgggggcacatttacagcagataaggcaccaactatacgttctactcatataactctaggagatactttcttgttggggtaacgcacacggtagccagaggtacacccattgcaagatgaactaagtaccaatgtgttaggtggtgagccgtatcgtcatctatagtggtcgagccaactatgtaaATGGAAACAACACTTAAGATATTCAAGCAAattcttatgtaaaaaaaaattgtgttgaTCACGTTTCTTTCGATAAATCGTGACTTTACAAAATTGCTAAAATCAACAATAGCCGCGGAATTCGCTgattaatatttattgtgtaaGTCTAAAATTAAACGAAATCAAGCTTCCGAAAATGTTAAAAcacaataccgggttcttaccgcgttataatcagggatatgagactcccgatatttcaagaCCAatattgcaagtgccatgattacgGAATCCCTGATTTTACCGCGGTAATACCGggtggtattatgtgttttaattatgataataaccgcgtaaacctcaaacaatgtatttgtAGGTATTGTTACACTCttagaaattaattattttttcttcattGTGTATTAACTAGAAATTATTTGTAATAGGAATACATCCACCGAGTGGGCAGAACAGCTAGAGGTCTCGGCACGAGTGGCCACGCTCTGCTCTTCCTGCGGCCGGAGGAGCTCGGCTTCCTCAGATACTTGAAACAGTCAAAGGTCACGCTCAACGAATTCGAGTTCTCATGGAACAAAGTCTCAGACATACAAATGCAATTAGAAAAACTAATTTCAAGGAATTACTTCCTCAACCAATCCGCTAAAGAAGCCTTCAAGAGCTACCTCAGAGCTTACGACTCTCACCATCTGAAAACTATCTTCGATATTGACACGATCGACATGGCAAAGGTGTCAAAATCATTCGGTTTCATTGTTCCACCAGCGGTTGAATTGAAAGTGGCGAGCAAAGGTCCTCCGACTAAAAGGAAAGGTGGCGGTGGATATGGCTACTTCAAATCGCTCAACGACCCAGGAAATCAGAAGAGAGCGGAGAAAACGAAAATATATCGACAGAAAGGCAACAACAAGAGAAGTTTTAGTTGAAATCATCTTATACGGGACATATTGTTATAAGTTATCAtcgtaaataaaaacaatatttaactttaaaaatgttttattgagcACTTTCCTTATTGATATTATAACTACCGACTTTCCTCATAATATCACAAACACTTAAGCTTGCAATTTTGTTATCCCAGTTAGAAACGATAGTtctataaatatgaaatattgcATAACTTGCAGAGTAATCTctcagggtggtattaataaactaatctcatcttcgagactgccctcaagattatgtcaatgtgacagttcttatattaaaacagagacttgagcgcgatcttgagggcagtctcagctgagattagtttattaataccaccctatgtCACCTAGACAAGGGCAAATGCCAAGTTGTTGATTAGAAACTTAATTGACAGCGCACTACATTATTTGTCCGATTACGAGAAATGTCAAACATTTCATagaataattgggtagtttccaaggtcaaagataaattatgaaattctgattatttacctactaaataaagacagatctaaaggtgataaaaaatgttttgttttttctatttaacttatttataaattttaataaagaaaaatgtaataataagcacgacattttgtcacgttttcctatgacgtctcggcttgctttttcatacaaattccatgtaatttcgtgttttgacgcgtagtaaaaagtaacggatttgactagttgggggatgaaaaaaaaacaatatacttaccATGATAATTactctttttagggttccgaccCTCAAAAGGTAAAACTgtacccttataggatcactttcttgtccgtccgtctgccTGTCAacccctttttctttttttaacccCATTAGGTCTCGTAGTCGACTAAAAGATTACGTCCTGAAGGTATAACAAATTTATTTACGTTGGGCTAGTAACATTTTGTTTTAGGACGTCAGTCATTTTATCCTTGCCGCATTCTTTGAAAAGCTTCGCTGCAGGCTTCTATTTTATTCTCTCGTGCGTGAGTgggtgagatcaatgaccaacctcatcaaccctggtgtcagtgtcaCTATTGAGcttccaaaggcccctgataaggctcgtgtaacgactacatacttttacataagtaaattgtagccgggaccgactgttaCGGGACCGAAAGTGCcctccgcagcacggatcatcttactttcagccAATCGAGTGTTGACCCTGCagtgtcttaaccaaactagggatcagaaagggATTTTGTGATtatatctccaccgggattcgaacttgaaACCTCAAGATCGTTAACGGTGGGGACcgttaaccactagaccacggaggacgtCGCTAGTAGTCTTCATGTTTTCTTCTTTCGTTTATTCActgattttttttaaggaaataaATATGAAACCTTGCATAACTTATCTTTTCCTAGACCTATTTGACCATGATCTACGATAATAATGCGATAGCATAGCTGAATATGATTGCAACTATGCATCAACAATAATATTATCGCTACAAGGTATAACTGGAAATTTTATGTTAACCTTTTATTGACTCAGCTGAATAAATGCAAGTTGATAAAACATCTGtgggctctgcacggcaaccgcgccgagcgcggcgcgaattatatcgaggccgtcgaccaatagccgtttgacgtccatctacgtagatagcattcgtatcgtttattggtcgaagcgttcAATATAATTAGCGGCGCGCGGTTGTCATACAGACCCAAAAAATCGTCACTGGtttaaaacatgaattttcttaAATGACTTTCGATTGTATAATGTCAAGTTGAGAACAAATaggaattttataataaatgagaaaCCGACCGAATTTCACGAATTTTCTACTACATGTCTCTCGCTCTaacaaatgacggttctgaatAACAAAAAAGGATAGAAACATAGAAAAGTGCTATAAGTTTGCTGGATGTGGATCAATCCATATGCAACTAGAACAGGTATAGTGCGGTATACCTCTACAGTCGTTTGCACAActcttcgtctatcgtgtgggttgtgaggtggattaccaacctcatcagccctgatgtcagagttattattgagccgccaaaggcccctgacatggctcatgtatcgactagatacttatatcagtaagtagtaacagggaccaacagcttaacatgccttccgaagcacggatcatcttactttcggataatcaggtgatcagactgacTTCTCGTGTCTTCGAGACCAGTCACACGAAAGATACGAGTCCATAGAGAAGGATTTTTTTGAGGCTATTAGTTTTACATTCTGCAAATCACTATTTCAAAAGGATACAAAAATCGACATGTGGCTGCTCCAAAAAGCCAAACGCTTTCGCTGCCATTTTTAAATCCAAGGTATTAATGTCGAATATTTTCTTCAGTGGATGCGTTTTGTAGCATCTTAGAAAAGAGAGGTATGCTTTCCTTGATAAAACTTTCATTACTCCATTGTTCTCTATAAGTTGTTgtaactgaaataaaataaaacacataacaatTTAAGACTGctgaaaatgaatttctcaCGGTATTGCCGATTAATAACTTTATCTTGTTGC contains:
- the LOC126370464 gene encoding probable ATP-dependent RNA helicase pitchoune, whose product is MPTPDKILMRKIKKREKKKLKLIAQKSNGTSESISEEDVQASEVKKRPLENNEATEQTLSKKKKKKKAKVEVKEELKVKEESDSDNDGSDVEDSQNDTEEEEIENKQNQDSQLPGSNLCLGILSDQKFSSLEGKVCEPTLMGIKDMGFTTMTEIQAKAIPPLLEGRDLVGAARTGSGKTLAFLIPAIDLIYKLKFKPRNGTGVIILSPTRELSMQTFGVLMELMKYHHHTYGLVMGGANRSTEAQKLSKGINILVATPGRLLDHLQNTPDFLYKNLQCLVIDEADRILEIGFEEEVKQIIKLLPKRRQTMLFSATQTKKTEALTALAVKHEPVYVGVDDHREQATVDSLEQGYIVCPSEKRFLVLFTFLKKNRKKKVMVFFSTCMSVKYHHELFNYIDLPVMSIHGKQQQTKRTTTFFQFCNAESGILLCTDVAARGLDIPAVDWIVQYDPPDDPKEYIHRVGRTARGLGTSGHALLFLRPEELGFLRYLKQSKVTLNEFEFSWNKVSDIQMQLEKLISRNYFLNQSAKEAFKSYLRAYDSHHLKTIFDIDTIDMAKVSKSFGFIVPPAVELKVASKGPPTKRKGGGGYGYFKSLNDPGNQKRAEKTKIYRQKGNNKRSFS